The proteins below are encoded in one region of Amycolatopsis magusensis:
- the fabD gene encoding ACP S-malonyltransferase, which translates to MTRTVFLFAGQGTQYHRMGHWAYRHQPEFRRVLDELDAVVREERGDSVVERLYHGGGPGEPFDDFRFTQPGIFMLEYALAQMLRSHGFVPDLVVGTSLGEVAASAVAGVADPVDCLRLLLRQAELFGRECPPGGMLAVLGEVSLFESDPGLHGRCELAAVNSPTNFVVAGTPGDLDAAERHLAAKGVLYQRLPVPYAFHSSHLEPVAESFTDLATGFSLRKPTVPLISGTTVDLVARPDAAHLWQVLRDPFDLDRTLDVVVDGQPSLYLDLGPSGSLANLVRARLTEGSQALPLLSPFSTDGALIEKVLAARPAARERTEVRPMADRTLTVHLFPGQGSQVKGMGRELFDRFPRLTAIADQVLGYSIRELCVDDPERKLKRTEFTQPALFVVNALTHLAALADGARLPDFVLGHSLGEYDALFAAGVFDFETGLRLVHKRGELMSRATGGTMAAVSGLPIERVRELLADFGELDIANINTDAQLVLAGPEDVLAAALPVFSEAGARCARLNVSAPFHSRYMAGAAEEFGRFLDGFTFAAPKVPVVANVDAQPYGEDDVRDKLTRQIAGPVRWTDCVRHLLAKGKLTTAEVGPGNVLTKLVAKIQAEPLPFVPEPAPAPRPPRTPRTPRSGKLGSAAFREDYGLREAYVAGGMYRGITSVDFVARLAESNLLSFLGTSGRTPDEVGADLTALRQRLGHGKPFGVNLTYHPFAAETAARVVDLMLAHDIRALEVSTYVQITEELVRYRLTGARVLPDGLAYTPRKLLAKVTRPDVAKAFFEPVPRELVDRLRATGAISAEEAEAAAGLPMADDVCAVGDSGGYTDMGVLSALLPSVRHLRDELARAHPSLKAVRVGAGGGIGTPEAAAAAFVLGADFVLTGSINLCTAESALAPSTKDYLRQLDVHDTTYAPFGDLFELGGRTRVVKKGNLFHARANKLYDLWRTHDDWTDIDPAVRTQLEQRYFQRPFDEIYRQVRPAGAEPDAKRRMALVFRWYCDTALGLAVTGDTGRALDHQLGCGPALGAANRWLAGAGLADWRDRHADRLADLLMTGAAEIAGVRQPEIAAAVV; encoded by the coding sequence ATGACGCGCACCGTGTTCCTGTTCGCCGGGCAGGGCACCCAGTACCACCGGATGGGGCACTGGGCCTACCGGCACCAGCCCGAGTTCCGCCGGGTGCTCGACGAACTCGACGCCGTGGTGCGCGAGGAACGCGGGGACTCGGTCGTGGAGCGGCTCTACCACGGGGGTGGCCCCGGCGAGCCGTTCGACGATTTCCGGTTCACCCAGCCGGGGATCTTCATGCTCGAATACGCGCTGGCCCAGATGCTGCGGTCACACGGTTTCGTGCCGGACCTCGTGGTGGGCACCAGCCTCGGCGAGGTGGCGGCGTCGGCGGTGGCCGGCGTCGCCGACCCGGTCGACTGCCTGCGGCTGCTGCTGCGGCAGGCGGAGCTGTTCGGCCGGGAGTGCCCGCCGGGCGGCATGCTGGCCGTGCTCGGCGAGGTGTCGCTGTTCGAGTCCGACCCGGGGCTGCACGGCCGCTGCGAACTGGCGGCGGTGAACTCGCCGACGAACTTCGTGGTGGCGGGCACCCCGGGCGACCTGGACGCCGCGGAACGGCACCTGGCCGCGAAAGGCGTCCTCTACCAGCGGCTTCCCGTGCCGTACGCGTTCCACTCCTCGCACCTCGAACCGGTCGCCGAAAGCTTCACCGACCTGGCGACCGGCTTTTCCCTGCGAAAGCCGACCGTGCCCCTGATCTCGGGGACCACGGTCGATCTGGTGGCCCGGCCGGACGCCGCGCACCTGTGGCAGGTGCTGCGGGACCCGTTCGACCTGGACCGGACGCTGGACGTGGTGGTCGACGGGCAGCCGTCGCTCTACCTCGACCTCGGCCCGTCCGGCTCGCTGGCGAACCTGGTGCGCGCCCGGCTCACCGAAGGCTCGCAGGCGTTGCCGCTGCTCTCGCCGTTCTCCACCGACGGCGCCCTGATCGAGAAAGTGCTCGCCGCTCGCCCGGCGGCACGGGAAAGGACCGAGGTGAGGCCGATGGCCGACCGCACGCTGACCGTGCACCTGTTCCCCGGGCAGGGGTCCCAGGTCAAGGGCATGGGCCGGGAGCTGTTCGACCGCTTCCCCCGGCTGACCGCGATCGCCGACCAGGTGCTCGGCTACTCCATCCGTGAGCTGTGCGTCGACGATCCCGAACGCAAGCTCAAGCGCACCGAGTTCACCCAGCCCGCGTTGTTCGTGGTGAACGCGCTGACCCACCTGGCCGCCCTCGCCGACGGCGCGCGCCTGCCGGACTTCGTGCTCGGGCACAGCCTCGGCGAGTACGACGCGTTGTTCGCCGCCGGGGTGTTCGACTTCGAGACCGGCCTGCGGCTGGTCCACAAGCGTGGCGAGCTGATGAGCCGGGCGACCGGCGGCACCATGGCCGCGGTCTCCGGACTGCCGATCGAGCGGGTGCGGGAACTGCTCGCGGACTTCGGTGAGCTCGACATCGCCAACATCAACACCGACGCCCAGTTGGTGCTCGCCGGACCGGAGGACGTGCTCGCCGCCGCGCTCCCGGTGTTCAGCGAGGCGGGCGCCCGGTGCGCGCGGCTGAACGTGAGCGCGCCGTTCCACAGCCGCTACATGGCTGGGGCCGCCGAGGAGTTCGGCCGGTTCCTCGACGGGTTCACCTTCGCCGCGCCGAAGGTGCCCGTGGTGGCCAATGTGGACGCCCAGCCGTACGGCGAGGACGACGTGCGCGACAAGCTGACCCGGCAGATCGCCGGGCCGGTCCGCTGGACCGACTGCGTGCGTCACCTGCTCGCCAAGGGGAAGTTGACCACGGCCGAGGTGGGGCCGGGCAACGTGCTCACCAAGCTGGTGGCGAAGATCCAGGCCGAACCGCTGCCGTTCGTCCCGGAACCCGCGCCCGCGCCCCGGCCGCCGCGCACCCCACGCACCCCGCGCAGCGGCAAGCTCGGTTCGGCCGCGTTCCGCGAGGACTACGGCCTCCGGGAAGCGTATGTGGCCGGCGGGATGTACCGCGGGATCACCTCGGTGGACTTCGTCGCGCGCCTGGCCGAGTCGAACCTGCTGTCCTTCCTCGGCACCAGCGGGCGGACGCCGGACGAGGTCGGCGCCGACCTCACCGCGCTGCGGCAGCGCCTCGGCCACGGCAAGCCGTTCGGCGTCAACCTCACCTACCACCCGTTCGCCGCGGAAACCGCCGCCCGGGTGGTGGACCTGATGCTGGCGCACGACATCCGCGCGCTCGAGGTGTCCACCTACGTGCAGATCACCGAGGAACTGGTGCGCTACCGGCTCACCGGCGCCAGGGTCCTGCCGGACGGCCTCGCCTACACCCCGCGCAAGCTGCTGGCCAAGGTGACCAGGCCGGACGTGGCGAAGGCGTTCTTCGAGCCGGTGCCGCGCGAACTCGTCGACCGGCTGCGGGCCACCGGCGCCATCTCCGCGGAGGAAGCCGAGGCCGCCGCCGGGCTCCCGATGGCCGACGACGTGTGCGCGGTCGGCGATTCCGGCGGGTACACCGACATGGGCGTGCTTTCCGCGCTCCTGCCCTCGGTCCGGCACCTGCGTGACGAACTCGCGCGCGCCCACCCGTCGCTGAAGGCGGTGCGCGTGGGCGCGGGCGGCGGCATCGGCACCCCGGAAGCCGCGGCCGCGGCCTTCGTGCTCGGCGCCGACTTCGTGCTCACCGGCTCGATCAACCTGTGCACCGCGGAAAGCGCCCTCGCGCCGTCTACAAAGGACTACCTGCGGCAGCTGGACGTGCACGACACCACCTACGCGCCCTTCGGCGACCTGTTCGAGCTGGGCGGGCGCACTCGGGTGGTGAAGAAGGGCAACCTCTTCCACGCCAGGGCGAACAAGCTGTACGACCTGTGGCGCACGCACGACGACTGGACCGACATCGACCCGGCCGTGCGCACCCAGCTCGAACAGCGCTACTTCCAGCGCCCCTTCGACGAGATCTACCGGCAGGTGCGCCCGGCCGGTGCCGAACCGGACGCCAAGCGCCGGATGGCGCTGGTCTTCCGCTGGTACTGCGACACCGCGCTCGGCCTGGCGGTGACCGGCGACACCGGCCGCGCGCTGGACCACCAGCTCGGCTGCGGGCCCGCGCTCGGCGCGGCCAACCGCTGGCTGGCCGGGGCCGGCCTCGCCGACTGGCGCGACCGCCACGCCGACCGGCTGGCGGACCTGCTCATGACCGGTGCCGCCGAGATCGCCGGCGTCCGCCAGCCCGAGATCGCCGCCGCGGTCGTCTGA
- a CDS encoding cytochrome P450 family protein, which produces MSETFTWDNVEFDLSDPAFVSDPEAAKRWLEGPRDVCPGRFSDNAEVYVVTKYHQVRGLLADPRVSNHPPEGVHLDSMRKRGVPEELLKYFDSTIMTMEPDDHQRVRGLVTAAFSAKRVRSLRPRIEELTNSLLDRMDPAGVNDLVADYAHPISTTMICELLGVDDEYRDQWIKWTGVFTTFLRPDPKLLPPSLHGMIDTIKRLIDARRAEPGDDLISDLVRISDQTEKLDQVELVALALVLVQAGLDTVRHSIALSLYNLFTHPEQLELVKHNPGDTVRAVMELMRYAGPIKMALPRFATEPIELDGVTIPADGQIQLVVAAANNDPERFHEPRKLDVTRQDNPQLSFAHGAHFCPGASLATAETEIALNTLFARYPDVRLAVDPAEIGPRFLRAVERLPVHLK; this is translated from the coding sequence ATGTCCGAAACCTTCACCTGGGACAACGTCGAGTTCGACCTGTCCGACCCCGCGTTCGTCAGCGATCCCGAGGCCGCCAAGCGCTGGCTGGAAGGCCCGCGCGACGTCTGCCCCGGCCGGTTCTCCGACAACGCCGAGGTCTACGTGGTGACCAAGTACCACCAGGTGCGCGGCCTGCTCGCGGACCCGCGGGTGAGCAACCACCCGCCCGAGGGCGTGCACCTGGACAGCATGCGCAAGCGCGGCGTGCCCGAGGAACTGCTGAAGTACTTCGACTCGACGATCATGACCATGGAGCCGGACGACCACCAGCGGGTGCGTGGCCTGGTCACCGCGGCCTTCTCGGCCAAGCGCGTGCGCTCGCTGCGGCCGCGCATCGAGGAGCTGACCAACAGCCTGCTCGACCGGATGGACCCCGCCGGGGTCAACGACCTGGTCGCCGACTACGCGCACCCGATCTCCACCACGATGATCTGCGAACTGCTCGGCGTCGACGACGAGTACCGCGACCAGTGGATCAAGTGGACCGGCGTGTTCACCACCTTCCTGCGCCCGGATCCGAAACTGCTGCCGCCCTCGCTGCACGGCATGATCGACACGATCAAGCGGCTCATCGACGCCCGCCGCGCCGAGCCGGGCGACGACCTGATCTCCGACCTCGTCCGGATCAGCGACCAGACCGAGAAGCTGGACCAGGTCGAGCTGGTCGCGCTGGCACTGGTCCTGGTGCAGGCCGGGCTGGACACCGTGCGGCATTCGATCGCGCTCAGCCTGTACAACCTGTTCACCCACCCCGAGCAGCTCGAACTGGTCAAGCACAACCCGGGTGACACGGTCCGCGCGGTGATGGAGCTGATGCGCTACGCCGGGCCGATCAAGATGGCGCTGCCCCGGTTCGCCACCGAGCCGATCGAGCTGGACGGGGTGACCATCCCGGCCGACGGCCAGATCCAGCTGGTGGTGGCCGCGGCCAACAACGACCCGGAACGCTTCCACGAGCCGCGCAAGCTCGACGTGACCCGGCAGGACAACCCGCAGCTGAGCTTCGCGCACGGCGCGCACTTCTGCCCCGGCGCCTCGCTGGCCACCGCGGAAACCGAGATCGCGCTCAACACGCTGTTCGCCCGCTACCCGGACGTGCGGCTCGCCGTCGACCCCGCCGAGATCGGCCCGCGCTTCCTGCGCGCGGTGGAGCGCCTTCCGGTGCACCTCAAGTGA
- a CDS encoding cytochrome P450, whose protein sequence is MTETVPQAPVLPTERVAGCPFDPPAALAELRAEQPVSRMTYPDGHVGYLATSHAAAKAVLTDRRFGSRGDLLRAPIPMGMGSPSAEVPPGMFTAMDPPEHTHYRRSIAGWFTLRRLRQLEPRITEIVDQHLDAIAAVPPSDGPVDLVRDFADPVSALVISELLGVAPEDQQRFLDATKAVFTVHSSAEEAMAGFAGLRGFLAELVQAKRDSGGDDLISTIAAEGKLTDEELMTIGSVLLMAGHDTSSNQLALSVYALLREPEQREKLLADPSLIGPATEELLRYLNIVHIGSIRAALEDFEFYGHQLKTGDAMLVSLSAANRDPEVYDHADELDLTRSGPGHLAFGHGVHQCVGQQLARIEFKIALTALFTRFPGLRLAVPEDEVRMRGDSIIYGVHELPVTWEDRTR, encoded by the coding sequence ATGACCGAGACCGTGCCGCAGGCACCGGTACTGCCCACCGAGCGCGTGGCGGGCTGCCCCTTCGACCCGCCCGCCGCGCTCGCCGAACTGCGCGCCGAACAGCCGGTCAGCCGGATGACCTACCCCGACGGGCACGTCGGCTACCTGGCCACCAGCCACGCCGCGGCGAAGGCGGTGCTGACCGACCGCCGGTTCGGCTCCCGCGGTGACCTGCTGCGGGCACCGATCCCGATGGGCATGGGGTCGCCGTCGGCCGAGGTGCCGCCGGGCATGTTCACCGCGATGGACCCGCCCGAGCACACGCACTACCGCAGGTCCATCGCCGGCTGGTTCACCCTGCGGCGGCTGCGGCAGCTCGAACCGCGGATCACCGAGATCGTCGACCAGCACCTGGACGCCATCGCCGCCGTGCCCCCCTCGGACGGCCCGGTCGACCTGGTGCGCGACTTCGCCGACCCGGTGTCCGCACTGGTGATCTCGGAGCTGCTCGGCGTGGCCCCCGAGGACCAGCAGCGCTTCCTCGACGCGACGAAGGCCGTGTTCACCGTGCACTCCAGCGCGGAGGAGGCGATGGCCGGGTTCGCCGGGCTGCGCGGCTTCCTGGCCGAACTGGTGCAGGCCAAGCGCGACAGCGGCGGCGACGACCTGATCAGCACGATCGCCGCGGAGGGCAAGCTCACCGACGAGGAGCTGATGACCATCGGCAGCGTGCTGCTGATGGCCGGGCACGACACCAGCTCGAACCAGCTGGCGCTGAGCGTGTACGCGCTGCTGCGGGAACCGGAGCAGCGGGAGAAGCTGCTGGCGGACCCGTCGCTGATCGGTCCGGCGACCGAGGAACTGCTGCGGTACCTCAACATCGTGCACATCGGGTCGATCAGGGCCGCGCTGGAGGACTTCGAGTTCTACGGCCACCAGCTCAAGACCGGCGACGCGATGCTGGTGTCGCTGTCCGCGGCCAACCGCGACCCCGAGGTGTACGACCACGCCGACGAGCTCGACCTGACCAGGAGCGGGCCGGGGCACCTCGCCTTCGGCCACGGCGTGCACCAGTGCGTGGGGCAGCAGCTGGCCCGGATCGAGTTCAAGATCGCGCTGACCGCGTTGTTCACCCGGTTCCCCGGCCTGCGCCTCGCGGTGCCGGAGGACGAGGTGCGGATGCGCGGCGACTCGATCATCTACGGCGTGCACGAACTGCCGGTCACCTGGGAGGACCGGACCCGGTGA
- a CDS encoding ferredoxin, with product MRVAVRPELCCSSGMCLLNAPEVFDQTDEDGTVVLLAPHPSPEQRGAVRQAASLCPVGAIEIKE from the coding sequence GTGAGGGTCGCGGTCCGCCCGGAGCTGTGCTGCAGCTCCGGCATGTGCCTGCTCAACGCCCCCGAGGTGTTCGACCAGACCGACGAGGACGGCACGGTCGTCCTGCTCGCCCCCCACCCCAGCCCCGAGCAGCGGGGAGCGGTCCGGCAGGCCGCTTCGCTCTGCCCGGTCGGCGCCATCGAGATCAAGGAGTGA
- a CDS encoding phytanoyl-CoA dioxygenase family protein, translating into MGASLTRFGPDADPAEVAETLETDGGAIVTAFAGKSMLDGLWADLQPVLESGDYGADEFSGHRTKRIASLFARAPRLAELVVQPVFLDTARKLIERPVKVWFGEAQASLAPNVQISASQVIQIWPGEGEQPLHRDDSSHLIPYPAPIRRVQMMLALSEFTAENGGTLVIPGSHRWDDEQPPKLADAIATEMEPGSALLWVGGTYHGGGRNTAETPRTGLTVSMVAGNMRQEENQYLAVPREIVREYPEQVRRLLGYNTCPPFLGWHESADPYHLVADPVEV; encoded by the coding sequence ATGGGTGCCTCCCTCACGCGGTTCGGCCCGGACGCCGACCCGGCCGAGGTCGCCGAAACCCTGGAAACCGACGGCGGCGCGATCGTCACGGCTTTCGCGGGCAAAAGCATGCTGGACGGTCTCTGGGCCGATCTGCAGCCCGTGCTGGAGTCCGGTGACTACGGTGCCGACGAGTTTTCCGGCCACCGCACCAAGCGCATCGCCTCGCTGTTCGCCAGGGCCCCGCGCCTGGCCGAACTGGTGGTCCAGCCGGTGTTCCTGGACACCGCGCGCAAGCTGATCGAGCGCCCGGTGAAGGTGTGGTTCGGCGAAGCGCAGGCGAGCCTGGCGCCGAACGTGCAGATCAGCGCCAGCCAGGTGATCCAGATCTGGCCGGGGGAGGGCGAGCAGCCGCTGCACCGCGACGACAGCTCGCACCTCATCCCGTACCCGGCGCCGATCCGCCGCGTGCAGATGATGCTGGCGCTGTCCGAGTTCACCGCGGAGAACGGTGGCACGCTGGTCATCCCCGGCAGCCACCGCTGGGACGACGAGCAGCCGCCGAAACTGGCCGACGCGATCGCCACCGAGATGGAGCCGGGTTCGGCGCTGCTCTGGGTCGGCGGGACGTACCACGGCGGCGGGCGGAACACCGCCGAAACCCCGCGCACCGGGCTGACCGTGTCGATGGTCGCGGGCAACATGCGGCAGGAGGAGAACCAGTACCTGGCGGTGCCGCGGGAGATCGTGCGCGAGTACCCCGAGCAGGTGCGGCGGCTGCTGGGCTACAACACCTGCCCGCCGTTCCTGGGCTGGCACGAGTCGGCGGATCCGTACCACCTGGTGGCGGACCCCGTTGAGGTATGA